In a genomic window of Streptomyces sp. NBC_01231:
- a CDS encoding ABC transporter substrate-binding protein has protein sequence MPTGFPKRRLAAGAALVVAALVTTTACGGGDGDDKGEEGAGYSAALNKVVNASTKTGGTLKFVGKQDFDSLDPQRTYYGMTWDFMRFFTRTLVTYDTKPGEASNKLVGDLATGPAEVSTDGKTYTYKLRDGLTWEDGSALTSKDIKYGIERIWATDTITGGPAYIKQTLDPKGEYKGPYKDKSKDKLGLKAIETPDDQTIVFKLPKPNGDFEQFLAMPTGAPVKQSKDTGAKYTQHPFSSGPYKIQSYNANKGLVLVRNTAWKKASDPLRPALPDKITVTISANLEENDKRLMEGDYDLDVNGTGMTQSGRVSAVEDHRSDIDNIQTSFVRYVALVQTAKPFDNVDCRKAVFYATDFAGLQQTRGGAIAGGDIANSVFPKTIPGYTDYDPYGVVARKGKPDLAKAKESLKACGKPSGFSTKLTARTNQPGEVDAAEAMQEQLGKVGIKVSVDPIDGAQSSSITGSPKVVKERGYGMTMSGWGPDFPTGQGYAQPLFDSRFIFENGNYNESQIKDKAIDQLFDDAIASTDPAKSKGLYEQMNKRLLDNADWMPFIYEKNISWRGPRLTNIYSSAAYNGRYDYVSLGVVK, from the coding sequence ATGCCCACAGGTTTCCCGAAGCGGCGGCTCGCTGCTGGCGCAGCCCTCGTTGTCGCGGCGCTGGTGACCACCACGGCGTGCGGCGGCGGAGACGGTGACGACAAAGGCGAGGAGGGCGCCGGCTACAGCGCGGCGCTGAACAAGGTCGTCAACGCGTCCACCAAGACGGGCGGGACGCTGAAGTTCGTCGGCAAGCAGGACTTCGACTCGCTGGACCCGCAGCGTACGTACTACGGCATGACGTGGGACTTCATGCGGTTCTTCACCCGCACCCTGGTCACGTACGACACCAAGCCGGGCGAGGCCTCGAACAAGCTGGTCGGCGACCTGGCCACCGGCCCCGCCGAGGTCTCGACCGACGGCAAGACCTACACGTACAAGCTGCGTGACGGGCTCACCTGGGAGGACGGCTCCGCGCTGACCTCCAAGGACATCAAGTACGGCATCGAGCGCATCTGGGCGACCGACACCATCACCGGTGGCCCGGCGTACATCAAGCAGACGCTCGACCCGAAGGGTGAGTACAAGGGTCCGTACAAGGACAAGTCCAAGGACAAGCTGGGCCTGAAGGCGATCGAGACGCCCGACGACCAGACCATCGTCTTCAAACTGCCGAAGCCCAACGGCGACTTCGAGCAGTTCCTGGCCATGCCCACCGGTGCCCCGGTGAAGCAGAGCAAGGACACCGGCGCCAAGTACACGCAGCACCCGTTCTCCTCCGGCCCGTACAAGATCCAGTCGTACAACGCCAACAAGGGCCTGGTGCTGGTCCGCAACACCGCCTGGAAGAAGGCCTCGGACCCGCTCCGCCCGGCCCTGCCGGACAAGATCACCGTGACGATCTCCGCCAACCTGGAGGAGAACGACAAGCGGCTGATGGAGGGCGACTACGACCTCGACGTCAACGGCACCGGCATGACCCAGTCGGGCCGCGTCAGCGCTGTCGAGGACCACAGGTCGGACATCGACAACATCCAGACCTCCTTCGTCCGTTACGTGGCCCTGGTCCAGACGGCGAAGCCGTTCGACAACGTCGACTGCCGCAAGGCCGTCTTCTACGCCACGGACTTCGCCGGTCTGCAGCAGACCCGCGGTGGGGCGATCGCCGGTGGCGACATCGCCAACTCGGTCTTCCCGAAGACGATCCCGGGCTACACCGACTACGACCCGTACGGCGTCGTCGCCCGCAAGGGCAAGCCGGACCTGGCCAAGGCCAAGGAGTCGCTGAAGGCGTGCGGCAAGCCGTCCGGCTTCTCCACCAAGCTGACCGCCCGCACCAACCAGCCGGGTGAGGTCGACGCGGCCGAGGCCATGCAGGAGCAGCTCGGCAAGGTCGGCATCAAGGTCTCGGTAGACCCGATCGACGGCGCCCAGTCCTCCAGCATCACCGGCTCGCCGAAGGTCGTGAAGGAGCGCGGCTACGGCATGACGATGAGCGGCTGGGGTCCGGACTTCCCGACCGGCCAGGGCTACGCGCAGCCGCTGTTCGACAGCCGTTTCATCTTCGAGAACGGCAACTACAACGAGTCGCAGATCAAGGACAAGGCGATCGACCAGCTCTTCGACGACGCGATCGCCTCGACCGACCCGGCCAAGTCCAAGGGCCTGTACGAGCAGATGAACAAGCGCCTGCTCGACAACGCCGACTGGATGCCGTTCATCTACGAGAAGAACATCTCGTGGCGCGGCCCCCGGCTGACCAACATCTACTCGTCCGCCGCCTACAACGGCCGCTACGACTACGTGTCCCTGGGCGTCGTGAAGTAG
- a CDS encoding ABC transporter permease yields MLAYLIRRLVAVVIMVLVVLLATFTVFYMLPKWAGQDVAVLFAGKATGAEQVEGIRTKLGLGDPLFIQFWDFVKGIPLGRTYANGNDVTHCPAPCFGYSFVTEEPVWNTLKEALPVTAALAAGACVLWLIAGVSTGVVSALKRGSVWDRAAMIGALGGVSLPIFFTGMVAMGIFVHSLGWVHIEDSLSTDDSIGVWFETLLLPWIVLALLNAAMYARLTRATMLDVLGEDYIRTARAKGLGERVVITRHALRSAMTPILTVFGLDIGVLLGGAVLTESTFNLPGLGLAAVQAIGSKDLPVILGVTLFAALAIAVANLVVDLLYAVIDPRVRLG; encoded by the coding sequence GTGCTTGCTTATCTCATCCGGCGTCTGGTCGCCGTTGTCATCATGGTGCTGGTCGTACTGCTCGCGACCTTCACCGTCTTCTACATGCTGCCCAAGTGGGCGGGACAGGACGTCGCCGTCCTCTTCGCCGGCAAGGCAACCGGAGCCGAGCAGGTCGAGGGCATCCGGACCAAGCTGGGCCTGGGCGATCCGCTGTTCATCCAGTTCTGGGACTTCGTCAAGGGCATTCCGCTGGGCCGGACCTACGCCAACGGCAATGACGTTACGCACTGCCCGGCCCCCTGCTTCGGCTACTCCTTCGTCACGGAGGAGCCGGTGTGGAACACGCTGAAGGAGGCGCTCCCGGTCACCGCCGCGCTCGCCGCCGGTGCCTGTGTCCTCTGGCTCATCGCGGGTGTCAGCACCGGCGTCGTCTCCGCGCTCAAGCGGGGTTCCGTCTGGGACCGCGCCGCGATGATCGGTGCCCTCGGCGGCGTCTCCCTGCCGATCTTCTTCACCGGCATGGTGGCGATGGGCATCTTCGTGCACAGCCTCGGCTGGGTGCACATCGAGGACAGCCTCAGTACCGACGACTCCATCGGCGTCTGGTTCGAGACCCTGCTCCTGCCATGGATCGTGCTGGCCCTGCTGAACGCGGCGATGTACGCCCGTCTCACCCGGGCCACCATGCTCGACGTGCTCGGCGAGGACTACATCCGCACCGCCCGGGCCAAGGGGCTCGGGGAACGCGTGGTCATCACCCGGCACGCGTTGCGGTCCGCGATGACGCCGATCCTGACCGTCTTCGGCCTCGACATCGGCGTCCTGCTCGGCGGCGCCGTCCTGACGGAGTCCACGTTCAACCTGCCCGGCCTCGGTCTCGCCGCGGTCCAGGCCATCGGCAGCAAGGACCTGCCGGTGATCCTGGGGGTGACGCTGTTCGCGGCCCTCGCGATCGCCGTCGCCAACCTCGTCGTGGACCTTCTGTACGCCGTCATCGACCCGCGAGTGAGGCTGGGATGA
- a CDS encoding ABC transporter ATP-binding protein, with protein sequence MTELHKSGAAVGEPVSGRPAPTAFLEVRDLKVHFPTDDGLVKSVDGLSFQLEKGKTLGIVGESGSGKSVTSLGIMGLHTAGQYGKKKAQISGEIWLDGTELLTADPDHVRKLRGREMAMIFQDPLSSLHPYYTIGQQIVEAYRVHNDVDKKTAKRRAVEMLDRVGIPQPDKRVNSYPHEFSGGMRQRAMIAMSLVNNPELLIADEPTTALDVTVQAQILDLIRDLQKEFGSAVIVITHDLGVVAELADDILVMYGGRCVERGPAEDVFYEPRHPYTWGLLGSMPRLDRDQQERLIPVKGSPPSLINIPSGCAFNPRCPYADIPKDNVTRTVRPELTEVGGRHWAACHMTQEQRERIWIEEIAPKL encoded by the coding sequence ATGACCGAACTGCACAAGTCCGGAGCGGCCGTGGGGGAACCCGTGTCCGGCCGGCCCGCACCCACCGCCTTCCTCGAAGTGCGCGACCTCAAGGTGCACTTCCCGACCGACGACGGCCTGGTCAAGTCCGTCGACGGGCTCAGCTTCCAGCTGGAGAAGGGCAAGACCCTCGGCATCGTGGGCGAGTCCGGCTCCGGCAAGTCGGTGACCTCGCTCGGCATCATGGGGTTGCACACCGCCGGTCAGTACGGCAAGAAGAAGGCGCAGATCTCCGGCGAGATCTGGCTGGACGGCACCGAGCTGCTGACCGCCGACCCGGACCACGTGCGCAAGCTCCGCGGCCGCGAGATGGCGATGATCTTCCAGGACCCGCTGTCCTCGCTGCACCCGTACTACACGATCGGCCAGCAGATCGTGGAGGCGTACCGGGTCCACAACGACGTGGACAAGAAGACCGCCAAGCGTCGTGCCGTGGAGATGCTCGACCGGGTCGGCATCCCGCAGCCGGACAAGCGGGTGAACAGCTACCCGCACGAGTTCTCCGGCGGTATGCGCCAGCGCGCGATGATCGCGATGTCGCTGGTCAACAACCCCGAGCTGCTGATCGCGGACGAGCCGACGACCGCCCTGGACGTGACCGTCCAGGCGCAGATCCTCGACCTGATCCGGGACCTGCAGAAGGAGTTCGGTTCCGCGGTCATCGTCATCACCCACGACCTGGGTGTCGTCGCCGAACTGGCCGACGACATCCTGGTGATGTACGGCGGGCGCTGTGTCGAGCGGGGTCCCGCCGAGGACGTGTTCTACGAGCCGCGGCACCCGTACACCTGGGGCCTGCTCGGCTCGATGCCGCGCCTGGACCGTGACCAGCAGGAGCGCCTCATCCCGGTCAAGGGGTCCCCGCCCTCGCTGATCAACATCCCGTCCGGCTGCGCCTTCAACCCGCGTTGCCCGTACGCCGACATCCCCAAGGACAACGTCACCCGCACGGTCCGCCCCGAGCTGACCGAGGTCGGTGGCCGGCACTGGGCCGCCTGCCACATGACGCAGGAGCAGCGGGAGCGTATCTGGATCGAAGAGATTGCGCCGAAGCTGTGA
- a CDS encoding dipeptide ABC transporter ATP-binding protein codes for MPAQSDGRRPGGEVLLKVTGLQKHFPIKKGLLQRQVGAVHAVDGIDFEVRSGETLGVVGESGCGKSTMGRLITRLLEPTGGTVEFEGKDITHLGVGGMRPLRRDVQMIFQDPYSSLNPRHTIGTIVGAPFKLQGVSPEGGVKKEVQRLLSVVGLNPEHYNRYPHEFSGGQRQRIGIARALALNPKLVVADEPVSALDVSIQAQVVNLLDDLQQELGLTYVIIAHDLSVVRHVSDRIAVMYLGKIVELADRDALYKAPMHPYTKALMSAVPIPDPRRRAAKSERILLKGDVPSPISPPSGCRFHTRCWKATEICRTTEPKLVELKPGQRVACHHPENFEDQAPQETVLLSAAKEAAELVPDAVLEESAETSAAVAAEVAEPVEQTEVAEPGEPAEVAQPAEPAEPVTKTDGAAESQESTDK; via the coding sequence ATTCCCGCGCAGAGCGATGGCAGGCGTCCCGGCGGCGAGGTGCTGCTGAAGGTCACCGGCCTGCAGAAGCACTTCCCGATCAAGAAGGGCCTGCTGCAGCGGCAGGTCGGCGCCGTGCACGCGGTCGACGGCATCGACTTCGAGGTCCGCTCCGGTGAGACGCTCGGGGTCGTGGGCGAGTCCGGCTGCGGCAAGTCCACGATGGGCCGGCTGATCACCCGGCTGCTGGAGCCGACCGGCGGCACGGTCGAGTTCGAGGGCAAGGACATCACGCACCTCGGCGTGGGCGGGATGCGTCCGCTGCGCCGCGATGTGCAGATGATCTTCCAGGACCCGTATTCGTCGCTGAACCCGCGGCACACCATCGGCACCATCGTCGGCGCCCCCTTCAAGCTCCAGGGCGTCTCGCCCGAGGGCGGCGTGAAGAAGGAGGTGCAGCGGCTGCTGTCGGTGGTCGGTCTCAACCCCGAGCACTACAACCGCTATCCGCACGAGTTCTCCGGTGGTCAGCGCCAGCGCATCGGCATCGCCCGCGCGCTCGCCCTCAACCCCAAGCTGGTGGTGGCGGACGAGCCGGTCTCCGCGCTGGACGTGTCGATCCAGGCGCAGGTGGTGAACCTGCTGGACGACCTCCAGCAGGAGCTCGGGCTGACGTACGTGATCATCGCGCACGACCTGTCCGTCGTCCGGCACGTCTCGGACCGGATCGCGGTGATGTACCTCGGCAAGATCGTCGAACTGGCCGACCGCGACGCGCTGTACAAGGCGCCGATGCACCCGTACACCAAGGCGCTGATGTCGGCCGTGCCGATCCCGGACCCCAGGCGCCGGGCGGCCAAGAGCGAGCGCATCCTGCTCAAGGGCGACGTGCCCTCGCCGATCTCGCCGCCGAGCGGCTGCCGTTTCCACACCCGGTGCTGGAAGGCGACGGAGATCTGCCGGACCACGGAGCCGAAGCTCGTCGAGCTGAAGCCCGGTCAGCGCGTGGCCTGCCACCACCCGGAGAACTTCGAGGACCAGGCCCCGCAGGAGACGGTCCTGCTCTCCGCGGCCAAGGAGGCGGCGGAACTGGTGCCGGACGCGGTGCTGGAGGAGTCGGCGGAGACGTCGGCGGCGGTTGCTGCGGAGGTGGCCGAACCTGTCGAGCAGACGGAGGTCGCCGAACCCGGCGAGCCCGCGGAGGTCGCCCAACCCGCCGAGCCCGCCGAGCCCGTCACGAAGACCGATGGCGCCGCTGAGAGCCAGGAGTCAACCGACAAGTAA
- a CDS encoding M1 family metallopeptidase, translated as MALSRSARLGVLATAAASFLVIAAAPAPAPGAPGIGDPYFPDLGNGGFDARHYALDLAYAPDTDRLDGRTTITARATRNLSSFDLDLQKLEVTRVEVNGRRAQFTRAGDELRITPRASLRKGRTFTVTVTYGGVPEPLGGPIVFGSDYGWMKTDDGVFVACEPNAASTWFPSSDHPSDKAAYDIRIKAPKGLTAISNGRLVSTYDKGGSTYTHWREKKPMATYLATATIGKFDVRTGRTPSGIPIYVAVDPVLADANAVDVYGVTAAATDYWAQVFGPYPFEETGAIVDDMPQAGFSLEVQSKPVYSAVRNETTIVHELAHQWFGDSVSPAHWKDIWLNEGFATYAQWLWAEHQGTRSAHDSFLAGYTSRPADNAFWQVTVGDPQRDTMFASAVYQRGAMTLQVLRERIGDTAFFKLLPTWTKLHRYGNADTDDFVRLAEKISGKQLDDLFRTWLFTTGKPAL; from the coding sequence ATGGCGCTCTCCCGTTCGGCACGTTTAGGGGTCCTCGCGACCGCGGCGGCCTCCTTCCTGGTCATCGCCGCCGCCCCCGCCCCGGCCCCGGGCGCACCCGGCATCGGCGACCCCTACTTCCCCGACCTCGGCAACGGCGGCTTCGACGCCCGCCACTACGCCCTCGACCTCGCGTACGCCCCGGACACCGACCGCCTCGACGGCCGTACGACGATCACCGCCCGCGCCACCCGGAACCTGTCCTCCTTCGACCTGGACCTGCAGAAACTGGAGGTCACCAGAGTCGAGGTGAACGGCAGACGGGCCCAGTTCACGCGCGCTGGAGACGAACTGCGCATCACTCCGCGCGCATCCCTGCGCAAGGGCCGCACCTTCACGGTCACCGTCACCTACGGCGGTGTCCCCGAGCCCCTCGGCGGCCCCATCGTCTTCGGGTCCGACTACGGCTGGATGAAGACCGACGACGGCGTCTTCGTCGCCTGCGAACCCAACGCCGCCTCCACCTGGTTCCCGTCCAGCGACCACCCCTCGGACAAGGCCGCCTACGACATCCGGATCAAGGCCCCCAAGGGGTTGACCGCGATCTCCAACGGGCGGCTGGTGTCGACGTACGACAAGGGCGGCTCGACGTACACCCACTGGCGCGAGAAGAAGCCGATGGCGACGTACCTCGCGACGGCCACCATCGGAAAGTTCGACGTACGGACCGGGAGGACTCCCTCCGGCATCCCGATCTACGTGGCCGTCGACCCGGTGCTCGCGGACGCCAACGCCGTCGACGTGTACGGCGTGACCGCCGCCGCCACCGACTACTGGGCGCAGGTCTTCGGGCCGTACCCCTTCGAGGAGACCGGCGCGATCGTCGACGACATGCCCCAGGCCGGGTTCTCGCTGGAGGTGCAGTCGAAGCCGGTCTACTCGGCGGTGCGCAACGAGACGACGATCGTGCACGAACTGGCCCACCAGTGGTTCGGCGACTCTGTCTCGCCGGCGCACTGGAAGGACATCTGGCTCAACGAGGGCTTCGCCACCTACGCCCAGTGGCTGTGGGCCGAGCACCAGGGCACCCGCTCGGCGCACGACTCCTTCCTCGCCGGCTACACCTCCCGGCCCGCCGACAACGCCTTCTGGCAGGTGACGGTCGGCGACCCGCAGCGCGACACGATGTTCGCCTCGGCCGTCTACCAGCGCGGCGCGATGACCCTCCAGGTGCTGCGCGAACGCATCGGCGACACCGCGTTCTTCAAGCTGCTGCCGACCTGGACGAAGCTGCACCGGTACGGCAACGCCGACACGGACGACTTCGTCCGCCTCGCCGAGAAGATCAGCGGCAAGCAGCTGGACGATCTGTTCCGGACCTGGCTGTTCACCACAGGGAAGCCAGCTTTGTAG
- a CDS encoding trimeric intracellular cation channel family protein: protein MLQQLFSPSVQHTLEVVGIFVFAISGALLAVRKNFDVFGIAVLAEVTALGGGLFRDLVIGAVPPAAFTDLGYFITPLFAALLVFFLHPHVERIQGAVNVFDAAGLGLFCVAGTTKAYEYGLGLTSSVALGLATAVGGGVLRDVLANEVPSLLRWDRDLYAVPAIVGATIVVLCLRYSALTPLTSGSAALTAFVLRLLAMRFHWRAPRAWHRRSTVREE, encoded by the coding sequence GTGCTTCAGCAACTGTTCAGTCCCTCCGTCCAGCACACGCTCGAGGTCGTCGGCATCTTCGTGTTCGCGATATCCGGCGCGCTGCTGGCCGTCCGTAAGAACTTCGACGTCTTCGGTATAGCCGTCCTCGCCGAGGTCACCGCGCTGGGCGGGGGGCTGTTCCGCGACCTGGTCATCGGAGCCGTGCCGCCCGCCGCGTTCACGGACCTCGGCTACTTCATCACCCCGCTGTTCGCCGCGCTCCTCGTCTTCTTCCTGCACCCGCACGTGGAACGCATCCAGGGCGCGGTCAACGTCTTCGACGCGGCCGGCCTCGGCCTGTTCTGCGTCGCCGGCACCACCAAGGCGTACGAGTACGGACTCGGCCTCACCTCGTCGGTGGCCCTGGGTCTGGCCACCGCGGTCGGCGGCGGTGTCCTGCGGGACGTGCTCGCCAACGAGGTGCCGTCGCTGCTGCGTTGGGACCGCGACCTGTACGCGGTCCCCGCGATCGTCGGCGCCACGATCGTCGTACTGTGCCTCCGCTACTCCGCCCTCACCCCGCTCACCAGCGGGTCCGCGGCCCTCACGGCCTTCGTGCTGCGGTTGCTCGCGATGCGGTTCCACTGGCGAGCTCCGCGTGCCTGGCACCGGCGGTCGACGGTACGGGAGGAGTAG
- a CDS encoding esterase family protein: protein MSLTGTTFLYTLIALAVVAVVLPLVLWSRLPGPKVARAAARVLMLLFAQGTAVALVFVLVNNENNLYDNWGDVLGTGDHVQQAADLGTDGTGGIALHRLPKVRQTFEQAGGSGMRAAGGVRVTQLKGRVSGVNAEVYVWLPPQYHEPAYRHHRFPVVELLPGYPGSAKAWFGSLRVHEQLLPLMKDGQVAPFILVAPRTNLLAGVDTGCANLPGTVNADSWLSVDVPKMVMDNFRAEPAPAGWAVAGYSAGGHCATKLAVAHPDRYRAAVSLSGYDDPIGERNSLTAQSPALRNANNPLLKLREARTPPRIALYLSGQPHDGYEAAVALEQGAKAPTTVHVVYVPKSAGGHTMALWRPQVVPSFRWLTVEMGQSRPGRGATPPVPSTAGARHAELASGTASRATAARRP, encoded by the coding sequence ATGAGCCTCACCGGGACTACCTTCCTCTACACGCTGATCGCCCTGGCCGTCGTCGCGGTCGTGCTGCCGCTCGTGCTGTGGTCACGGCTGCCGGGACCCAAAGTCGCGCGGGCCGCGGCTCGTGTGCTGATGCTGCTGTTCGCCCAGGGAACGGCGGTGGCCCTGGTCTTCGTTCTGGTCAACAACGAGAACAACCTCTACGACAACTGGGGCGACGTTCTCGGCACCGGCGACCACGTCCAGCAGGCCGCCGATCTGGGCACCGACGGCACCGGCGGGATCGCGCTGCACCGGTTGCCCAAGGTCCGGCAGACGTTCGAGCAGGCCGGCGGGTCCGGGATGCGCGCCGCGGGCGGCGTGCGGGTCACCCAGCTCAAGGGCCGGGTGTCGGGCGTGAACGCCGAGGTCTACGTCTGGCTGCCGCCGCAGTACCACGAGCCCGCCTACCGTCATCACAGGTTCCCGGTGGTGGAGTTGCTGCCGGGCTATCCCGGGTCGGCGAAGGCCTGGTTCGGATCCCTGCGGGTGCACGAGCAGTTGCTGCCGCTGATGAAGGACGGCCAGGTCGCGCCGTTCATCCTGGTCGCGCCACGCACCAACCTGCTGGCCGGGGTGGACACCGGCTGCGCCAACCTCCCGGGCACGGTGAACGCCGACAGCTGGCTCAGCGTCGACGTGCCGAAGATGGTGATGGACAACTTCCGCGCCGAGCCGGCTCCGGCGGGCTGGGCGGTCGCCGGGTACTCGGCGGGCGGGCACTGTGCGACAAAGCTCGCCGTCGCCCACCCCGACCGCTACCGGGCCGCGGTCAGCCTGTCCGGCTACGACGACCCGATCGGCGAACGCAACTCGCTGACCGCGCAGAGCCCCGCCCTGCGCAACGCGAACAACCCGCTCCTGAAGCTGAGGGAGGCCCGCACCCCGCCCCGGATCGCGCTCTACCTCTCCGGCCAGCCGCACGACGGCTACGAGGCGGCGGTGGCTCTCGAACAGGGTGCGAAGGCGCCGACGACCGTGCACGTGGTCTACGTCCCGAAGAGCGCGGGCGGACACACCATGGCGCTGTGGCGGCCCCAGGTGGTCCCGTCGTTCCGCTGGCTGACCGTGGAGATGGGCCAGAGCCGTCCCGGGCGGGGCGCTACTCCTCCCGTACCGTCGACCGCCGGTGCCAGGCACGCGGAGCTCGCCAGTGGAACCGCATCGCGAGCAACCGCAGCACGAAGGCCGTGA
- a CDS encoding thioesterase family protein, with protein MPEAAIARAVVGDSEFDRDTALTLREPGVYDIDLSAGWTIISAVNGGYLLAVLGRALAHALPHDDPFTISAHYLTASQPGPAVVRTDVVRTGRTLSTGQASLFQYDDQGREIERIRVLASYGDLDSLPGDVRTTATPPAIPPVEQCFGPEDGPAPVEGSSAIADRLMLKLDPSTLGWALGAPSGKGEMRAWFGLADGRDADPLSLLLAVDALPPTAFEIGLSGWVPTVELTVHVRSRPAPGPLRVSITTRNLAGGFLEEDAEVWDSADRLVAQSRQLARVRLG; from the coding sequence ATGCCAGAAGCAGCTATCGCGCGCGCCGTCGTCGGCGACAGCGAGTTCGACCGCGACACCGCGCTCACCCTCCGCGAGCCCGGGGTCTACGACATCGACCTCTCCGCCGGCTGGACGATCATCAGCGCCGTCAACGGCGGCTATCTGCTGGCCGTCCTGGGTCGCGCGCTCGCGCACGCCCTGCCGCACGACGACCCGTTCACCATCTCGGCGCACTACCTGACCGCCTCCCAGCCGGGCCCGGCAGTGGTGCGTACGGACGTCGTCCGTACCGGCCGCACGCTCTCGACCGGCCAGGCCTCGCTCTTCCAGTACGACGACCAGGGCCGCGAGATCGAACGCATCCGCGTCCTCGCCTCCTACGGCGACCTGGACTCCCTTCCGGGCGACGTCCGTACGACCGCGACGCCGCCCGCGATCCCGCCCGTCGAGCAGTGCTTCGGCCCCGAGGACGGACCCGCCCCGGTGGAGGGCAGTTCGGCCATCGCCGACCGGCTGATGCTCAAGCTCGACCCGTCGACGCTGGGCTGGGCGCTCGGCGCGCCCTCGGGCAAGGGCGAGATGCGGGCCTGGTTCGGGCTCGCCGACGGCCGCGACGCCGACCCCCTCTCGCTGTTGCTCGCGGTCGACGCGCTGCCGCCGACCGCGTTCGAGATCGGCCTGTCGGGCTGGGTGCCGACGGTCGAGCTGACGGTCCATGTCCGCTCCCGTCCGGCGCCGGGCCCGCTGCGGGTGTCGATCACCACGCGCAACCTGGCGGGCGGCTTCCTGGAGGAGGACGCCGAGGTGTGGGACAGCGCGGACCGACTGGTGGCGCAGTCGCGGCAACTGGCCCGGGTCAGGCTCGGCTGA
- a CDS encoding TetR family transcriptional regulator yields the protein MSHTLGIRQVQKQKTRQALLDAALGLLEEQSLSSLGLREVTRAVGVAPTAFYRHFRSIADLGVALVEEALGSLHPMIRTTVSTADGSGQRIERAIELIADHVAVYPAHVRFIARERHGGVQPVRQAIRDQLSRFGQEVRDELAKDPESAGWDDDDLLMLANLYVDQMLMTASLFLEAQESPEEERERVAQVAERQMRLISIGRRHWLD from the coding sequence ATGAGTCACACTCTCGGCATCCGACAGGTCCAGAAGCAGAAGACCCGCCAGGCCCTCCTGGACGCGGCGCTGGGCCTGTTGGAGGAACAGAGCCTGAGCAGCCTCGGGCTGCGCGAGGTCACGCGCGCCGTCGGCGTCGCGCCCACCGCCTTCTACCGGCACTTCCGCTCCATCGCGGATCTCGGCGTGGCCCTGGTCGAGGAGGCGCTGGGCAGCCTGCACCCGATGATCCGGACGACGGTGTCCACCGCCGACGGCAGTGGCCAGCGCATCGAGCGCGCCATCGAGCTGATCGCCGACCACGTGGCCGTGTACCCCGCACATGTCCGGTTCATCGCCCGCGAGCGGCACGGCGGGGTCCAGCCGGTCCGGCAGGCGATACGGGACCAACTGTCAAGGTTCGGCCAGGAGGTGAGGGACGAACTGGCCAAGGACCCGGAGTCCGCCGGCTGGGACGACGACGACCTCCTGATGCTCGCCAACCTCTACGTCGACCAGATGCTGATGACCGCCTCGCTGTTCCTGGAGGCCCAGGAGTCCCCGGAGGAGGAACGGGAGCGGGTCGCACAGGTGGCGGAGCGCCAGATGCGGCTCATCAGCATCGGCCGCCGGCACTGGCTGGACTGA
- a CDS encoding DUF4190 domain-containing protein has protein sequence MQLTAPANATTTRRTGARDANGMAVASFILGLLGLLVLNLFLGPIAIALAGAALWRGTTRKGRAYLGLGLGVADLLVLVTFMQMDNTVSWSF, from the coding sequence ATGCAACTCACCGCACCGGCCAACGCCACCACCACGCGCCGCACCGGCGCCCGCGACGCCAACGGCATGGCCGTCGCGTCCTTCATCCTCGGCCTTCTCGGGCTGCTGGTCCTCAACCTCTTCCTCGGCCCGATCGCCATCGCCCTGGCCGGAGCGGCCCTGTGGCGCGGCACGACCCGCAAGGGCCGTGCGTACCTGGGCCTGGGACTGGGCGTGGCGGACCTCCTGGTCCTCGTCACCTTCATGCAGATGGACAACACGGTGTCCTGGAGCTTCTGA